The following coding sequences are from one Devosia neptuniae window:
- the lnt gene encoding apolipoprotein N-acyltransferase — protein MTWLAETAMLSHGWRRFLLLVVAGALAGLSIPPLFVVPALFVAFPIWVWCLDGAERKSGLRLLFGPAFSIGFAFGWGYFTVAFHWLGAAFFVDGGVMIALMPFAILALAALIAFFWGVGSALAHLLWSHGPWRIVTLATFVTIAEWARGHVLTGFPFDLLGYALTPNDEMMQITSVIGIYGLTFVAALLAMTPALIWPADNRPLSRRLLPFFLALGVIAAQLGYGYNRLAGTTATPRQDVSMRLVQPMVYEHADWGNADPVALIDRLIMLSDMRMSPQDQGLADITHLVWPESSLPFFLSTYPDALARIARMLPDGAMLLAGAPRQQYEPGDAKSAGQPFNSLLAIDSNGEVVASYDKSHLVPFGEFLPFQEFFGRLGIKQFVPGAEGWGHGDARRRLMSLPNTPKFLALICYEILFSGDLGDTAGAQYILNITNDAWFDGSIGPAQHAHHARVRAVEEGMSLIRAANSGLTFATDPLGRITAELAPMQMAALDVRPDQRLAGTVFSQVRYWPLLIVLAAGLLVSLAVSRRGRKRRTS, from the coding sequence ATGACCTGGCTGGCCGAGACCGCAATGCTCAGCCATGGCTGGCGGCGTTTCCTGCTGCTGGTGGTGGCGGGCGCTTTGGCCGGCCTCTCCATCCCGCCGCTCTTTGTCGTTCCCGCGCTGTTCGTCGCCTTCCCCATCTGGGTCTGGTGCCTCGATGGCGCCGAGCGCAAGAGCGGGCTGCGGCTTCTGTTCGGCCCGGCCTTCAGCATCGGCTTTGCCTTTGGCTGGGGCTATTTCACCGTCGCCTTCCACTGGCTGGGCGCGGCCTTTTTCGTCGATGGTGGCGTGATGATCGCGCTGATGCCGTTTGCCATACTGGCGCTGGCGGCTCTGATCGCGTTTTTCTGGGGTGTCGGCAGCGCGCTGGCGCATCTGTTGTGGAGCCATGGCCCCTGGCGGATCGTGACGCTGGCCACCTTCGTGACCATTGCCGAATGGGCGCGCGGCCATGTGCTGACCGGCTTTCCCTTTGACCTGCTCGGCTATGCGCTGACGCCCAATGACGAGATGATGCAGATCACCTCGGTGATTGGGATCTATGGGCTGACGTTTGTCGCGGCACTGCTGGCCATGACGCCGGCGCTGATTTGGCCCGCTGATAATCGTCCGCTCAGCCGGCGGCTCTTACCGTTCTTTCTCGCCCTGGGCGTCATCGCGGCGCAACTGGGCTATGGCTACAATCGGCTGGCCGGCACCACTGCGACGCCGCGCCAGGATGTGTCGATGCGGCTGGTGCAGCCCATGGTCTATGAGCATGCCGACTGGGGCAATGCCGATCCGGTGGCGCTGATCGATCGGTTGATCATGCTGTCGGACATGCGGATGAGCCCGCAAGACCAGGGCCTGGCCGATATCACCCATCTGGTCTGGCCCGAATCGAGCTTGCCCTTCTTCCTTTCGACCTATCCTGACGCCTTGGCACGCATTGCCCGCATGCTGCCCGATGGGGCCATGCTGCTGGCCGGGGCGCCGCGCCAGCAATATGAGCCGGGCGATGCCAAAAGCGCCGGCCAGCCGTTCAATTCCCTGCTCGCCATCGACAGCAATGGCGAAGTGGTGGCCTCCTATGACAAATCCCATCTGGTGCCGTTCGGCGAATTCCTGCCGTTCCAGGAATTCTTCGGCCGGTTGGGCATCAAGCAATTCGTGCCGGGCGCCGAAGGCTGGGGGCATGGGGATGCAAGGCGGCGGCTGATGAGCCTGCCCAATACCCCAAAATTCCTGGCGCTGATCTGCTACGAAATCCTGTTTTCCGGTGATCTGGGTGATACGGCGGGCGCGCAATATATCCTCAACATCACCAATGACGCCTGGTTCGATGGCTCGATCGGTCCGGCCCAGCATGCCCATCACGCCCGGGTCCGAGCCGTCGAAGAGGGTATGAGTCTGATCCGCGCCGCCAATTCGGGCCTCACCTTTGCCACCGACCCGCTGGGCCGCATCACCGCCGAGTTGGCCCCTATGCAGATGGCGGCGCTCGATGTGCGTCCCGATCAGCGGCTGGCTGGCACGGTTTTTTCGCAGGTGCGCTATTGGCCGCTGCTGATCGTGCTGGCGGCTGGGCTGCTGGTTTCGCTGGCAGTGTCGCGCCGGGGCCGCAAGCGGCGGACCAGCTAG
- a CDS encoding winged helix-turn-helix transcriptional regulator: MSALSASHGVDHDRLVVKPGKWTLVVVMQLRSETRRFSELRRGIGEISQKTLTVTLRELERDGFVSRTIFPTIPPRVDYELTNLGREFLELADGWRQFAARNRVAVEAARHRFDSAAGDPAIRLISSS, from the coding sequence ATGTCAGCATTATCTGCCAGCCATGGGGTCGATCACGATCGGCTTGTGGTCAAGCCGGGCAAATGGACCCTGGTCGTGGTCATGCAATTGCGCAGCGAAACGCGGCGCTTCAGCGAATTGCGGCGTGGCATTGGCGAGATATCGCAGAAGACGCTGACCGTCACCCTGCGCGAACTGGAGCGCGACGGTTTCGTCTCGCGTACCATCTTTCCCACCATTCCGCCGCGGGTCGATTATGAATTGACCAATCTGGGCCGCGAATTTCTGGAGCTGGCCGATGGCTGGCGCCAGTTTGCCGCCCGCAACCGCGTGGCGGTGGAGGCGGCCCGGCATCGTTTCGACTCGGCCGCCGGTGATCCAGCCATAAGGCTGATCTCCAGCAGCTGA
- the rimP gene encoding ribosome maturation factor RimP, with translation MGFDLTEKRYIKETGLEARIARIVEPVANGLGFALVRIKVTQENGCTLQIMAEDEHARFTIMDCEALSKDLSPVLDVEDPIEREYHLEVSSPGIDRPLVRRRDFEAHIGHEAKIELSDMINGRKRYRGFIKATDAEAVTITLPDAPAGTDPDHRLLFTTLADAKLVMTDALMEKARLDQELHPIDDDETETVEIAANDDEDISKETH, from the coding sequence ATGGGTTTCGATCTTACAGAGAAACGCTACATCAAGGAGACGGGCCTGGAAGCCCGGATCGCCCGCATCGTCGAGCCCGTGGCCAATGGCCTGGGCTTTGCGCTGGTGCGCATCAAGGTGACCCAGGAAAATGGCTGCACCCTGCAGATCATGGCGGAGGACGAGCATGCTCGCTTCACCATCATGGATTGCGAGGCGCTCTCCAAGGACCTCTCCCCCGTGCTCGACGTGGAAGACCCGATCGAGCGCGAATATCATCTGGAAGTCAGCTCGCCCGGCATCGACCGGCCGCTGGTGCGCCGTCGCGACTTCGAAGCCCATATCGGGCACGAAGCCAAGATCGAGCTTTCCGACATGATCAATGGCCGCAAGCGTTATCGCGGCTTCATCAAGGCGACCGATGCCGAGGCGGTGACCATCACCCTGCCCGATGCACCGGCCGGGACCGATCCCGACCACCGCCTGCTCTTTACCACCCTGGCCGACGCCAAATTGGTGATGACCGACGCCCTCATGGAAAAGGCGCGGCTCGACCAGGAACTCCACCCGATCGACGACGACGAGACCGAAACGGTCGAAATCGCCGCCAATGACGACGAAGATATCTCCAAGGAGACACATTAA
- the rimI gene encoding ribosomal protein S18-alanine N-acetyltransferase, with the protein MMKLWMAPQGLHIEPGQTRDADDLARIHKAGFYRGWPREEFLSFLSEGATPVYVACDAKRRIAGFALIRIAADEAELLTIAVGPKWRGKKVGQALLRAAFEDLRMSPARRMFLEVDEQNAPAVRLYGKEGFATISSRRGYYPRPDGSAATALVMARDLG; encoded by the coding sequence ATGATGAAGCTCTGGATGGCGCCGCAGGGCCTGCATATCGAGCCCGGCCAGACCCGAGATGCCGATGATCTGGCGCGTATTCACAAGGCCGGCTTTTATCGCGGCTGGCCGCGCGAAGAATTTTTGTCCTTTTTGTCCGAAGGCGCCACTCCGGTCTATGTCGCCTGCGACGCCAAACGCCGCATTGCCGGCTTTGCGCTGATCCGCATCGCCGCCGATGAAGCCGAATTGCTGACCATTGCGGTGGGCCCGAAATGGCGCGGCAAGAAGGTGGGGCAGGCGCTGCTGCGCGCCGCCTTCGAGGATTTGCGCATGAGCCCGGCGCGGCGCATGTTCCTCGAGGTCGACGAGCAGAACGCCCCGGCCGTGCGGCTTTATGGCAAGGAAGGTTTTGCCACTATTTCCAGCCGCAGAGGCTATTATCCGCGGCCCGATGGCAGCGCGGCAACCGCGCTTGTCATGGCGCGCGATCTTGGATAA
- a CDS encoding winged helix-turn-helix domain-containing protein, which yields MPKSRALSPDHARHIWLSAQRLDTAAPFGAGPAAVLKAIAHLGYVQIDTINVIERCHHHILWSRLPGYARAHLAQAQSVDKSIFEYWTHALSYVPVADLRFFLPAMKQYRQTPSRWFGSVTPLEIRKMAKRLRDEGPLSIRDIGDDELVDKDHPWASRKPSKRVLEMMFFQGLVTIGTRQGMVKTYDLIGRHFGWDKPPKPATERQITAYLLDRALRSQGMVSLDSVCHLDAPRKKAVRELVESRVRRKLLVPVHIEGHDKAEHWAAPETLAQERVAPPELTHVLSPFDPLIIQRKRLKLFFGYEHLFEAYVPAAKRKLGYFALPVLVGDRIVAAVDLKADRAAGKLLIQNWTWLEDAGAEAKAPIDDALGRFERFQFGD from the coding sequence TTGCCGAAATCCCGTGCCCTGTCGCCCGATCATGCCCGCCATATCTGGTTGAGCGCGCAGCGCCTCGACACTGCGGCCCCGTTTGGCGCGGGACCGGCGGCGGTGCTGAAAGCCATTGCGCATCTGGGCTATGTGCAGATCGACACCATCAATGTCATCGAGCGCTGCCACCATCATATCCTGTGGTCGCGCCTGCCCGGTTATGCCCGCGCCCATCTGGCGCAGGCGCAATCGGTCGATAAATCGATTTTTGAATATTGGACCCATGCGCTGAGCTATGTGCCGGTGGCGGACCTGCGGTTCTTCCTGCCGGCGATGAAGCAATATCGGCAGACGCCCAGCCGCTGGTTCGGCTCGGTGACGCCGCTCGAAATCCGCAAAATGGCCAAGCGCCTGCGCGATGAGGGACCGCTCTCGATTCGCGATATCGGCGATGATGAGCTGGTCGACAAGGATCATCCCTGGGCCAGCCGCAAGCCCAGCAAGCGCGTGCTGGAAATGATGTTCTTCCAGGGGCTGGTGACGATCGGCACGCGGCAGGGCATGGTCAAGACCTATGACCTGATCGGACGCCATTTCGGCTGGGACAAGCCGCCCAAGCCCGCGACCGAGCGGCAGATCACTGCTTATCTCTTGGATCGCGCGCTGCGCAGCCAGGGCATGGTGAGCCTCGATTCGGTCTGTCATCTGGATGCACCGCGCAAAAAGGCGGTACGCGAACTGGTCGAGAGCCGGGTGCGGCGCAAATTGCTGGTGCCAGTGCATATCGAAGGCCACGACAAGGCCGAGCATTGGGCCGCGCCCGAAACCCTGGCCCAAGAACGCGTGGCGCCGCCGGAGCTCACCCATGTCCTGTCGCCCTTCGACCCGCTGATCATCCAGCGCAAGCGGCTCAAGCTGTTCTTTGGCTATGAGCATTTGTTCGAGGCCTATGTGCCAGCGGCCAAGCGCAAGCTGGGCTATTTCGCCCTGCCCGTGCTGGTCGGGGACCGCATCGTCGCGGCGGTGGATCTCAAGGCAGACCGGGCGGCGGGCAAGCTGCTGATCCAGAACTGGACTTGGCTCGAGGATGCCGGGGCGGAGGCCAAAGCCCCGATCGACGACGCATTGGGGCGGTTCGAGCGGTTCCAGTTCGGGGATTGA
- a CDS encoding Fur family transcriptional regulator produces the protein MSKTQTDPTLEEACVAKGMRMTDQRRVIARVIEDSSDHPDVEELYRRASAIDDRISLSTVYRTVNLFEEAGLVTKHDFKDGRARFELIPDEHHDHLIDIRSGTVIEFRNEEIEAIQDVIAKRLGYRLVDHRLELYAVPVEGKDKAK, from the coding sequence ATGAGCAAGACCCAAACCGATCCTACGCTGGAAGAAGCCTGCGTTGCCAAGGGCATGCGCATGACCGACCAGCGCCGGGTCATCGCCCGGGTGATCGAGGATTCCAGCGATCATCCCGATGTCGAAGAGCTCTATCGTCGCGCCTCGGCGATCGACGATCGCATTTCACTCTCCACCGTCTATCGCACCGTCAACCTGTTCGAGGAAGCGGGCCTCGTCACCAAGCACGATTTCAAGGATGGCCGCGCGCGGTTCGAGCTGATCCCCGACGAGCACCACGACCATCTGATCGATATCCGCTCCGGCACGGTCATCGAGTTCCGCAACGAGGAAATCGAGGCCATCCAGGACGTCATCGCCAAACGCCTGGGCTATCGGCTGGTCGATCATCGACTCGAACTCTATGCCGTGCCGGTGGAGGGCAAGGATAAGGCCAAATGA
- the tsaB gene encoding tRNA (adenosine(37)-N6)-threonylcarbamoyltransferase complex dimerization subunit type 1 TsaB → MSALPITLAIDTAAPRLQLALLLADGTADISVDEIATGHAELIFERIATLLARNGIGYPDLRRVVTTTGPGSFTGLRIGLSAARGIGLARDIPVIGVPSLLALSLAGTGALTVLLDARRDEAYFQIFSAPGVPESGPQLLPMAVAQQSVPKSSMLLTTPFVDIAAVARYGAIADPLAHAPEAAYVRDADAKPQTAARIERLKS, encoded by the coding sequence ATGAGTGCTCTGCCTATCACCCTTGCCATCGACACAGCCGCGCCGCGCCTGCAATTGGCGCTGCTGCTGGCCGATGGCACAGCCGATATTTCCGTGGACGAAATCGCCACCGGCCACGCCGAATTGATCTTCGAGCGGATCGCGACGCTGCTGGCGCGCAATGGCATTGGCTATCCCGATCTGCGGCGCGTCGTGACGACGACCGGCCCCGGCTCGTTCACCGGCCTGCGCATCGGCCTGTCGGCGGCGCGGGGCATTGGGCTGGCGCGCGATATTCCGGTGATCGGCGTACCCAGTCTTTTGGCCCTCTCATTGGCCGGAACGGGCGCGCTCACCGTGTTGCTCGATGCGCGGCGCGACGAAGCCTATTTCCAGATTTTTTCGGCCCCCGGCGTGCCGGAGAGTGGACCGCAATTGCTGCCCATGGCCGTGGCGCAACAATCCGTGCCAAAAAGTTCGATGCTCCTCACCACGCCGTTTGTCGATATCGCCGCCGTCGCCCGCTATGGCGCCATTGCCGATCCGCTTGCTCATGCGCCCGAGGCTGCCTATGTGCGCGACGCCGATGCCAAGCCGCAAACGGCCGCGCGGATCGAAAGGCTCAAGTCATGA
- the metK gene encoding methionine adenosyltransferase: MARSSYLFTSESVSEGHPDKVCDRISDEIVDLVFREAKKAGMDPSQVRIACETLATTNRVIIAGEVRVPETLLKKGKDGAILKDAAGNPVVNPSKFKSTARKAIRAIGYEQSGFHWKTAKIDVLLHGQSADIAQGVDESGNKDVGAGDQGIMFGYASRETPELLPAPIYYAHKILETLTTARKANHGPAGKLGPDAKSQVTVRYVDGKPVGVTQIVLSTQHLDESLTSADVRVIVEPYIREALPDGWIDEATVWHVNPTGKFVVGGPDGDAGLTGRKIIVDTYGGAAPHGGGAFSGKDPTKVDRSAAYAARYLAKNVVAAGLADRATIQLSYAIGVAQPLSIYVDLHGTGKVDEAVVELALAKVMDLTPRGIRTHLDLNKPIYAKTSAYGHFGRKAGRDGSFSWEKTDLVAALKAAVK, from the coding sequence GTGGCGCGGTCGTCTTATCTCTTCACTTCGGAATCGGTGTCCGAAGGTCATCCCGACAAGGTCTGCGATCGCATCTCCGACGAAATCGTCGATCTGGTGTTCCGCGAGGCCAAGAAGGCCGGCATGGACCCCTCCCAGGTCCGTATCGCCTGCGAAACGCTGGCCACCACCAATCGCGTCATCATTGCCGGTGAAGTGCGCGTGCCCGAAACCCTGCTCAAGAAGGGCAAGGATGGCGCCATCCTCAAGGACGCTGCCGGCAATCCGGTGGTGAACCCGTCCAAGTTCAAGTCCACCGCCCGCAAGGCGATCCGCGCCATCGGCTATGAGCAATCCGGCTTCCACTGGAAGACTGCCAAGATCGACGTGCTGCTGCATGGCCAATCGGCCGATATCGCGCAGGGCGTCGACGAATCGGGCAATAAGGATGTCGGCGCAGGCGATCAGGGCATCATGTTCGGCTATGCCAGCCGCGAGACGCCCGAACTGCTCCCCGCCCCGATCTATTACGCGCACAAGATTCTCGAGACCCTGACCACGGCGCGCAAGGCCAATCACGGTCCGGCCGGCAAGCTCGGGCCCGATGCCAAGAGCCAGGTCACCGTGCGTTATGTCGATGGCAAGCCAGTGGGCGTCACCCAGATCGTGCTCTCGACCCAGCATCTGGACGAGAGCCTGACTTCGGCCGATGTGCGCGTCATCGTCGAGCCCTATATTCGCGAGGCCCTGCCCGATGGCTGGATCGATGAGGCCACGGTGTGGCACGTCAATCCGACCGGCAAATTCGTCGTGGGCGGTCCCGATGGCGATGCGGGACTGACCGGCCGCAAGATTATCGTGGATACCTATGGTGGCGCGGCCCCGCATGGCGGCGGCGCATTTTCGGGCAAAGATCCGACCAAGGTGGACCGCTCGGCGGCCTATGCGGCGCGCTATCTGGCCAAGAATGTGGTGGCCGCCGGCCTGGCCGATCGCGCCACCATCCAGCTCAGCTACGCCATCGGCGTGGCGCAGCCGCTTTCGATCTATGTCGACCTGCACGGCACCGGCAAGGTGGACGAGGCAGTGGTGGAACTGGCGCTGGCCAAGGTCATGGACCTGACCCCGCGCGGCATCCGCACCCATCTCGATCTCAACAAGCCCATCTATGCCAAGACGTCAGCCTATGGCCATTTCGGCCGCAAGGCGGGTCGCGACGGCAGCTTCTCTTGGGAAAAGACCGATCTGGTCGCCGCCCTCAAGGCCGCAGTGAAATAA
- a CDS encoding metal-sensing transcriptional repressor → MSHIDDPQIHARLRRAEGHLSKVVKMVAEGQDGLAIAQQMSAVISALEKAKQLIIIDHIDHHLADSDAPLPPEIKSRLAVFREITKYL, encoded by the coding sequence ATGAGCCATATCGATGATCCACAAATCCACGCCCGTCTCCGCCGCGCCGAGGGGCATTTGAGCAAGGTGGTCAAAATGGTCGCCGAAGGCCAGGACGGCCTGGCCATTGCCCAGCAGATGTCAGCGGTGATCAGTGCGCTCGAAAAGGCCAAGCAATTGATCATCATCGACCATATCGACCATCACCTGGCCGATAGCGACGCGCCCCTGCCGCCCGAAATCAAATCGCGGCTCGCCGTGTTCCGCGAAATCACCAAATATCTCTGA
- the pncB gene encoding nicotinate phosphoribosyltransferase, translated as MATYTDIARRVYNHTWKLDPIVRSLLDTDFYKLLMLQMIWGLYPRVNASFSLINRTRSVKLAQEIDIEELRAQLDHCRTLRFTKKEMIWLAGNSFYGSKQIFEPAFLKWLEEFRLPEYRLEQRDGQFVLEFPGLWVETSMWEIPALAIINELRSRAALKNYGPFALDVLYARAKAKMWEKVERLQKLPDLKISDFGTRRRHSFLWQRWCVEALKEGIGEAFTGTSNVKLAMDNDLEALGTNAHELPMVLAALAQTDEALKAAPYQVLQDWESYYGGNLKIVLPDAFGTDSFLKNAPDWVADWTGFRPDSAPAIEGGEKIIAWWQSRGRDPRDKLLIFSDGLDVDMIEEAYLHFDGRVRMTFGWGTNLTNDFEGCAPDGPNPGLDPISIVAKVSEANGRPAVKLSDNPAKATGTPEEIARYLSIFGDAGMALHAVKV; from the coding sequence ATGGCGACGTATACCGATATTGCCCGGCGGGTGTATAATCACACCTGGAAGCTCGACCCCATCGTGCGCAGCCTGCTCGACACCGATTTCTATAAGCTCTTGATGTTGCAGATGATCTGGGGGCTTTACCCACGGGTCAATGCCAGCTTCTCGCTGATCAACCGCACCAGATCGGTGAAGCTGGCGCAGGAGATCGATATCGAGGAATTACGCGCCCAGCTCGATCATTGCCGCACGTTGCGCTTCACCAAAAAGGAAATGATCTGGCTGGCCGGTAACAGTTTTTACGGGTCCAAGCAGATTTTCGAGCCGGCCTTCCTCAAATGGCTGGAAGAGTTCCGCCTGCCCGAATACCGGCTGGAACAGCGCGATGGGCAATTCGTGCTGGAATTTCCCGGGCTCTGGGTCGAGACCTCTATGTGGGAAATCCCCGCGCTCGCCATTATCAACGAACTGCGTTCGCGCGCGGCGCTGAAGAATTATGGGCCGTTTGCGCTGGACGTGCTCTATGCCCGCGCCAAGGCCAAGATGTGGGAAAAGGTCGAGCGGCTGCAAAAGCTGCCGGATCTCAAGATTTCCGATTTCGGCACGCGGCGGCGCCATTCCTTCCTCTGGCAGCGCTGGTGCGTCGAGGCGCTCAAGGAAGGCATTGGCGAGGCCTTTACCGGCACGTCCAATGTCAAACTGGCCATGGACAATGATCTGGAAGCTTTGGGCACCAATGCCCATGAACTGCCCATGGTGCTGGCCGCCCTCGCCCAGACCGACGAGGCGCTCAAGGCAGCGCCCTATCAGGTGCTGCAGGATTGGGAGAGCTATTATGGCGGCAATCTCAAGATCGTGCTGCCCGATGCCTTCGGCACCGACAGTTTTTTGAAGAATGCGCCCGATTGGGTGGCCGACTGGACCGGGTTCCGGCCCGACAGCGCCCCGGCCATCGAGGGCGGGGAAAAGATCATTGCCTGGTGGCAGAGCCGCGGTCGCGATCCGCGTGACAAGCTGCTGATCTTTTCCGACGGGCTCGATGTCGACATGATCGAGGAAGCCTATCTGCATTTCGACGGCCGCGTGCGGATGACCTTTGGCTGGGGCACCAACCTCACCAATGATTTCGAGGGTTGCGCGCCTGATGGCCCCAATCCGGGGCTCGATCCGATCTCCATCGTCGCCAAGGTCAGCGAGGCCAATGGCCGCCCGGCAGTGAAGCTTTCGGACAATCCGGCCAAGGCCACCGGCACGCCGGAAGAGATTGCCCGTTATCTCAGCATTTTTGGTGACGCCGGCATGGCGCTGCACGCCGTCAAGGTGTGA
- the trmB gene encoding tRNA (guanosine(46)-N7)-methyltransferase TrmB: MTDHQLPKTRSGEPRAFFGRRSGKKLHGGQQAVFDATLPDLEIKLDGKLDPRSLFPQAEKLIIEIGYGGGEHLALEASRHPRTGYIGCEVFTGGIGKMVQTIAAENLNNIRLFTDDALKLLFELPDASIDEIYLLYPDPWPKTRHHKRRFVSPTTLKELARVIRPGGLFHFASDIEDYANWTLAHIVRSPDFAFLPERPGGWHEPYEGWQATRYEQKARREGRMMSFYFSFPRR, encoded by the coding sequence ATGACCGACCATCAGCTTCCCAAAACCCGCTCGGGTGAACCCCGTGCCTTTTTTGGCCGCCGCTCCGGCAAGAAGCTGCATGGGGGCCAGCAGGCGGTGTTCGACGCCACCCTGCCCGATCTCGAGATCAAGCTCGACGGCAAGCTCGATCCGAGGAGCCTGTTTCCGCAGGCGGAAAAACTCATCATCGAGATCGGCTATGGCGGTGGCGAGCATCTGGCGCTGGAAGCCAGCCGCCACCCCCGGACTGGCTATATCGGCTGCGAGGTATTTACCGGCGGCATTGGCAAGATGGTGCAGACCATTGCGGCCGAGAACCTGAACAATATCCGCCTCTTCACCGACGATGCGCTCAAGCTGCTGTTCGAATTGCCGGACGCTTCGATCGACGAAATCTATCTGCTCTATCCCGATCCCTGGCCCAAGACACGCCACCACAAGCGCCGTTTTGTTTCGCCGACGACACTGAAAGAGCTGGCACGGGTGATCCGGCCGGGCGGGCTGTTTCATTTCGCCAGTGATATCGAGGATTACGCCAATTGGACGCTGGCCCATATCGTGCGCTCGCCCGATTTCGCCTTCCTGCCCGAACGGCCGGGCGGCTGGCACGAGCCTTACGAAGGCTGGCAGGCGACGCGCTACGAGCAAAAAGCCCGACGCGAGGGGCGGATGATGAGCTTCTATTTCAGCTTTCCGCGGCGTTGA
- a CDS encoding lysophospholipid acyltransferase family protein — translation MIFRVLFFVFVLVPVMIVVIPLQALINALKLPFWNVLPRLFHRIGCLFLGLRVEVIGQPATGRATLLVANHISWTDIVAVGSVADVTFVAKREVGDWPFIGMMARLQKTIFVDRTRRSDAGRTAQEMGTHMADGNAVLLFAEGQSDIGTHVLPFRSALVGAAQHAMIEAGANDVLIQPLTIAYTRLQGLPVSRNERSLIAWIKSKSVKQNIREILGGPIKDVTVAFGTPIPLGENDNRKQVTKQAEDQVRTMLVALNRGHKLPARAA, via the coding sequence ATGATCTTTCGCGTGCTGTTCTTCGTCTTCGTTCTCGTGCCGGTGATGATCGTGGTTATCCCGCTGCAGGCTTTGATCAACGCGCTCAAGCTGCCGTTCTGGAACGTCCTGCCGCGGCTGTTTCATCGTATCGGCTGCTTGTTCCTCGGGCTGCGGGTCGAGGTGATCGGCCAGCCGGCGACCGGGCGGGCGACGCTGCTGGTGGCCAACCATATTTCGTGGACCGACATTGTTGCCGTCGGCTCGGTGGCCGATGTCACCTTTGTTGCCAAGCGCGAAGTGGGCGACTGGCCCTTTATCGGCATGATGGCGCGGCTGCAAAAGACCATTTTCGTCGACCGCACCCGCCGCTCCGATGCCGGCCGCACGGCGCAGGAAATGGGCACGCATATGGCTGACGGAAATGCCGTGCTGCTGTTTGCCGAGGGCCAGTCCGATATCGGCACCCATGTGCTGCCGTTTCGCTCGGCCCTGGTGGGCGCGGCGCAACATGCCATGATCGAAGCCGGCGCCAATGACGTGCTGATCCAGCCGCTGACCATCGCCTATACCAGGCTCCAGGGGCTGCCGGTTAGCCGCAACGAGCGTTCGCTGATCGCCTGGATCAAGTCCAAGTCAGTCAAGCAGAATATCCGTGAAATCCTGGGTGGCCCCATCAAGGACGTAACGGTGGCGTTCGGTACCCCCATTCCGCTGGGCGAGAATGACAATCGCAAGCAGGTAACCAAGCAGGCCGAGGATCAGGTGCGGACCATGCTGGTGGCGCTCAATCGCGGCCATAAGCTGCCGGCACGCGCCGCCTGA